The following are encoded in a window of Pirellulales bacterium genomic DNA:
- a CDS encoding FAD-binding oxidoreductase, whose protein sequence is MAVVADNLPLTETLVPVTQEELAAVVARASASATPIYPMGGGTALVFGMPARKPGFGLATTGLARVIDYPARDMTITVEAGITIEALSKELAAHGQRLPIDVPQPSQATLGGVVATAASGPRRFGHGAIRDFVIGISAVDGRGVAFKAGGRVVKNVAGYDFCKLLTGSRGALAVITQVTLKLRPVAEATAFVVCDIAEFDQAEPLLAGLGASRTTPMAVELLAGPAWEHDPALGHVSSPIRARLAVGFEGTAAEVKWQTEQLLREWKEHGARGPRVVEGAATEGLWSRLAEFPAAGNPALVVKATMRSSAVATFMQTAAALAANCSLQAHAASGIVYVQFPEFTAADALNVLVRGLQPAAVKADGHATVYSCAAGIELTHQAVWGPIGADAALMTALKKQFDPQDLLNPGLSIFVC, encoded by the coding sequence TTGGCCGTCGTCGCCGATAACCTGCCGCTAACCGAAACGCTTGTTCCTGTCACGCAGGAGGAACTGGCCGCGGTCGTGGCGCGCGCAAGCGCTAGCGCCACGCCGATTTATCCGATGGGCGGCGGCACGGCCCTCGTTTTTGGCATGCCGGCACGCAAGCCGGGCTTCGGGCTGGCGACCACCGGCCTGGCTCGGGTGATTGATTATCCCGCGCGCGACATGACGATCACGGTCGAAGCGGGCATCACGATCGAAGCTCTATCCAAGGAACTTGCGGCGCACGGCCAGCGTTTGCCGATCGACGTGCCGCAGCCGAGCCAGGCCACGCTGGGCGGTGTGGTGGCCACGGCCGCCAGCGGTCCGCGCCGCTTCGGACACGGCGCGATCCGCGACTTCGTTATTGGCATTAGCGCCGTCGACGGGCGCGGTGTAGCGTTCAAGGCAGGCGGTCGTGTTGTGAAGAACGTTGCCGGCTATGACTTTTGCAAGTTACTGACCGGCTCGCGCGGCGCGCTGGCGGTGATCACGCAAGTGACGCTCAAGCTGCGCCCCGTCGCCGAAGCGACTGCCTTCGTCGTTTGCGACATCGCGGAATTCGATCAGGCCGAGCCGCTGTTGGCCGGTTTAGGCGCTTCGCGCACGACGCCGATGGCCGTCGAACTGCTGGCGGGGCCCGCTTGGGAGCATGATCCGGCACTGGGGCATGTTTCGAGTCCTATTCGCGCCCGGCTGGCCGTCGGTTTCGAAGGCACGGCGGCCGAAGTCAAGTGGCAGACCGAGCAATTGCTGCGCGAATGGAAAGAGCACGGAGCGCGGGGGCCGCGCGTTGTCGAGGGCGCGGCAACTGAGGGACTGTGGTCGCGGCTTGCGGAATTCCCGGCGGCCGGCAATCCGGCGCTGGTCGTCAAGGCGACCATGCGATCGAGCGCCGTGGCGACTTTCATGCAAACAGCGGCCGCGCTGGCGGCGAATTGCTCGCTGCAGGCTCACGCCGCCAGCGGCATCGTTTACGTACAGTTTCCCGAGTTCACGGCCGCCGACGCACTGAATGTCCTGGTGCGCGGCCTGCAACCGGCGGCGGTTAAAGCCGACGGCCACGCCACGGTCTATTCTTGTGCTGCCGGAATTGAGTTGACGCACCAGGCCGTGTGGGGTCCGATTGGTGCTGACGCCGCACTTATGACCGCCCTCAAGAAACAATTCGACCCGCAGGACCTGCTCAACCCAGGCCTGTCGATCTTCGTATGCTGA
- a CDS encoding FAD-linked oxidase C-terminal domain-containing protein, with protein MIATRLPSLIDQLRDVVGVDGVLSAHSDLVVYECDGFVIEKNCPDVAVFPRTTAQVQAIVRLCNEYGVSFLPRGAGTSLAGGCLPVGGGVMIVLTRMKEILEINLRDRYAVVQPGVVNVWLTQALKGTGFHYAPDPSSQGACTIGGNVATNSGGPHTLKYGVTVNHVLGVEAVLADGSIVAFGGPTEDAPGLDLTGLIVGSEGTLAIVTKAWVRLTRDPQGWRTMLGIFESVNDATNAISDIIGAGIVPAALEMMDQGILVAVEEAFRFGFPLDAQAILLIEVDGLEAGLDEQRDRITELCKQNHAREVRFAASAAERQLLWKCRKQAFGAVGRLSPSYCTQDGVVPRTKLPYILERIIDIGRRHDVRIVNVFHAGDGNIHPILLFDERDSEQVRRVLAASGEILDECIACGGSVTGEHGIGVEKIEFMHKLFSANDLDVMARARTAFNPTLRLSPAKMLPTAGACGLEQRHPGRRAAM; from the coding sequence ATGATCGCCACCCGGCTCCCTTCGTTGATTGACCAGTTGCGCGACGTGGTCGGTGTCGATGGCGTGCTATCAGCGCACAGCGACCTGGTAGTTTACGAGTGCGATGGCTTCGTCATCGAGAAGAACTGCCCGGACGTGGCCGTGTTTCCGCGCACCACGGCGCAGGTGCAGGCGATCGTACGGCTGTGCAACGAATACGGCGTGTCGTTCCTGCCGCGCGGGGCCGGCACGAGCCTGGCCGGCGGTTGCCTGCCGGTCGGTGGCGGCGTGATGATCGTACTCACGCGCATGAAAGAGATCCTCGAGATCAATCTGCGCGATCGATATGCCGTCGTGCAGCCGGGCGTCGTGAACGTCTGGCTGACGCAGGCGCTGAAAGGGACGGGCTTTCATTACGCTCCCGATCCGTCGAGCCAGGGTGCCTGCACGATCGGCGGCAATGTGGCCACGAATTCCGGCGGACCGCACACCCTGAAATACGGCGTTACCGTCAACCACGTGCTGGGAGTGGAAGCCGTGCTGGCCGACGGTTCGATCGTCGCGTTCGGCGGTCCAACCGAGGATGCCCCCGGCCTCGACCTGACGGGCTTGATCGTCGGCAGCGAAGGGACGCTGGCCATCGTCACCAAGGCCTGGGTTCGCCTCACGCGCGACCCGCAAGGCTGGCGCACGATGCTGGGCATTTTCGAATCGGTTAACGACGCCACGAACGCCATCAGCGACATCATCGGCGCTGGTATCGTGCCCGCGGCACTTGAGATGATGGACCAGGGCATTCTGGTTGCGGTGGAAGAAGCCTTCCGTTTTGGCTTTCCGCTCGATGCCCAGGCGATCCTGTTGATCGAAGTCGACGGCCTCGAAGCGGGTCTGGACGAGCAGCGCGACCGCATCACGGAGTTGTGCAAGCAGAATCACGCCCGCGAGGTGCGCTTCGCGGCTTCGGCGGCCGAACGGCAACTGTTGTGGAAATGCCGGAAGCAAGCTTTTGGCGCGGTGGGCCGCCTGAGCCCTAGCTACTGCACGCAGGATGGTGTCGTTCCGCGCACCAAGCTGCCGTATATCCTGGAGCGGATCATCGACATCGGCCGGCGCCATGACGTGCGGATCGTGAACGTCTTTCACGCTGGCGACGGCAATATTCATCCGATCCTGCTTTTCGACGAACGGGACTCCGAGCAAGTGCGCCGGGTATTGGCGGCGAGCGGCGAGATTCTCGACGAGTGCATCGCCTGCGGCGGTAGCGTGACGGGCGAGCACGGCATCGGAGTCGAGAAAATTGAGTTCATGCACAAGCTGTTCTCGGCCAACGATCTGGACGTGATGGCCCGCGCACGGACCGCCTTCAACCCGACGTTGCGACTGAGCCCGGCCAAGATGCTTCCGACCGCCGGCGCGTGCGGTTTGGAACAGCGCCACCCCGGCCGCCGCGCCGCGATGTAA
- a CDS encoding DUF1207 domain-containing protein, translating into MASGVRRITGFVASCAALVICADGFLTTARAAVAPPAAMSAPVAVIQAEPIPEGTVIADAPPPQTTAINYPLAEALAYDAPWSWQLLPQGLIWHSYLAGVKEARMASVFNYQKGLGWLWDPVAGGRVGLLRYGSPNSFRPEGWQLDVEGAAFPELRLNHDWDMRATDFRVGLPLTYGVGNFQMKFAVYHLSSHIGDEFLLKNPDFVRLEYSRNALVFGLSYYATPNVRLYGEMDWAFYTNGVTQPWQFQFGAEYSPVYSPGFRGSPFFAINGHLRQEVAFGGNVTVQTGWQWLNGNTGTRLRFGFQYFNGKNEEYQFYNDFVQQFGIGIWYDY; encoded by the coding sequence ATGGCTTCGGGCGTTCGCCGAATCACGGGCTTTGTCGCGTCATGCGCCGCGCTAGTGATCTGCGCGGACGGCTTTTTAACGACGGCCCGAGCTGCCGTGGCGCCGCCCGCTGCCATGAGCGCCCCGGTTGCCGTCATTCAAGCCGAGCCGATTCCCGAAGGGACCGTGATCGCCGACGCGCCTCCGCCGCAAACCACGGCGATCAACTATCCGTTGGCCGAGGCCCTGGCCTATGACGCGCCGTGGAGCTGGCAACTGCTGCCCCAAGGCTTGATCTGGCATTCGTATCTCGCCGGTGTCAAAGAGGCGCGCATGGCCAGCGTCTTCAACTATCAGAAAGGCCTGGGCTGGCTCTGGGATCCGGTGGCCGGCGGACGCGTGGGCTTGCTGCGCTACGGTTCACCCAACAGTTTTCGGCCCGAGGGATGGCAGCTCGACGTCGAGGGAGCGGCCTTTCCTGAGCTGCGCCTGAACCACGACTGGGACATGCGTGCGACCGACTTTCGCGTCGGTTTACCGCTAACCTACGGGGTCGGCAACTTCCAGATGAAATTCGCCGTCTACCATCTTAGCTCGCACATCGGCGACGAATTCCTGCTGAAGAATCCCGACTTTGTCCGCCTGGAATACAGCCGCAATGCGCTTGTGTTCGGCCTGAGCTACTACGCCACGCCCAACGTGCGCTTGTACGGCGAAATGGACTGGGCCTTCTACACCAACGGCGTGACCCAGCCGTGGCAGTTTCAGTTCGGCGCCGAATACAGCCCGGTCTACAGCCCGGGATTTCGCGGCTCGCCGTTTTTCGCGATCAATGGCCACCTGCGGCAGGAGGTCGCCTTCGGCGGCAACGTCACGGTGCAGACCGGCTGGCAATGGCTCAACGGCAATACCGGCACGCGACTGCGCTTCGGCTTTCAGTACTTCAACGGCAAGAACGAAGAGTACCAGTTCTATAACGACTTCGTGCAGCAGTTCGGCATCGGCATCTGGTACGACTATTAG
- the ppdK gene encoding pyruvate, phosphate dikinase, which yields MAEKEKYVYSFGKNGTDGDARQKDLLGGKGANLAEMTKIGLPVPAGFTIGTNVCTYYYAHDRKYPPELRELVSAAMAKVEEEMGAKFGSTTNPLLVSCRSGARESMPGMMDTVLNIGLNDQTVEALAKQSGNERFAWDSYRRFVQMYGDVVLDMKPKDKKDHDPFEVILDAKKKAAGVKNDNELTATQLKELVAEFKQAIKKGTGKDFPNEPMEQVWGAIGAVFGSWMNDRAVVYRRTYGIPHEWGTAVNVQAMVFGNLGDDCATGVAMTRDVALGLPGLNGDYLINAQGEDVVAGIRTPKRIEETLSKDMPNAFKELTEIGQKLEKHYKEVQDIEFTVQRNRVWMLQTRNAKRTGFAAVRIAVDLVNEGLITRQDALQAKRIPADDLNQLLQPIYDPASKKAALGEGRLLAKGINAGPGAASGKIVFHASDAEAQWLKDNKVELILVRRETSPEDLRGMKIAKGILTAFGGASSHAALVSRQMGKACIVGCGDLDIDYHKATVTVGDTVLREGDVISIDGFTGEVFKGKVQERPSEILQVLINKTLKPEESETYKRYAQLMTWVDENRKLKVRTNADEPKQALEAIAFGAEGIGLCRTEHMFFDHIDDFREMILADTLPDREKALAKLLPYQRKDFDGLFRAMNGRPVTIRLLDPPLHEFLPHSGPEQQELGKKINVPAETIARRVAELHEFNPMLGHRGCRLGIVYPEITRMQARAIFEAACDVKKAGIAVLPEVMIPLVGFEAELKDQEAIVRDTAAKVFAEKKIEVEYLVGTMIEVPRATVVADQIAKRAEFFSFGTNDLTQTTLGMSRDDYAGYINYYREHDIVPNDPFQTIDQAGVGELMKIAVEKGRASRANLKIGICGEHGGDPASVHFCHQIGLDYVSCSPFRVPIARLAAAQAAVAKK from the coding sequence ATGGCTGAAAAAGAGAAATACGTCTATTCGTTCGGAAAAAACGGCACCGATGGCGACGCCAGGCAGAAGGACCTGCTCGGCGGCAAGGGAGCCAACCTGGCCGAAATGACCAAGATCGGCCTGCCGGTCCCGGCCGGATTCACGATCGGCACCAATGTCTGCACCTACTACTACGCCCACGACCGCAAATATCCGCCCGAGCTGCGCGAGCTGGTCTCGGCCGCTATGGCCAAGGTCGAAGAGGAGATGGGGGCCAAGTTCGGCTCGACCACGAATCCACTCCTGGTTTCCTGCCGCTCCGGCGCACGCGAATCGATGCCCGGCATGATGGATACCGTGCTCAATATCGGGCTGAACGATCAAACCGTCGAAGCCCTGGCGAAGCAGTCGGGCAACGAGCGTTTTGCCTGGGACAGCTACCGCCGCTTCGTGCAGATGTACGGTGACGTCGTCTTGGACATGAAGCCCAAGGACAAGAAGGACCACGATCCGTTCGAAGTGATTCTCGACGCCAAGAAGAAGGCCGCCGGGGTCAAGAACGATAATGAGCTCACCGCGACGCAGCTCAAGGAGCTGGTGGCCGAGTTCAAGCAAGCAATCAAGAAGGGAACGGGCAAGGATTTCCCCAACGAGCCGATGGAGCAGGTGTGGGGTGCCATCGGCGCCGTGTTCGGCAGCTGGATGAACGATCGCGCGGTCGTCTACCGCCGCACTTACGGAATCCCGCACGAATGGGGCACCGCCGTCAACGTACAGGCGATGGTCTTCGGCAACCTGGGCGACGATTGCGCCACCGGCGTCGCCATGACCCGCGACGTGGCCCTCGGCTTGCCGGGCCTCAACGGCGATTACCTGATCAACGCCCAGGGTGAAGACGTGGTGGCCGGCATTCGCACGCCGAAACGCATCGAAGAGACGCTTTCGAAGGACATGCCGAACGCCTTCAAGGAACTGACCGAGATCGGCCAGAAGCTCGAGAAGCACTACAAGGAAGTTCAGGACATCGAGTTCACCGTCCAGCGCAACCGCGTGTGGATGTTGCAAACCCGCAACGCCAAGCGCACCGGTTTCGCCGCCGTGCGGATCGCGGTCGACCTGGTGAACGAGGGCCTGATCACCAGGCAAGACGCCTTGCAAGCCAAGCGCATTCCGGCTGACGATCTCAATCAGCTCTTGCAGCCGATCTACGATCCGGCCAGCAAGAAAGCGGCTCTCGGCGAAGGCCGGCTGCTGGCCAAGGGGATCAACGCCGGTCCCGGCGCCGCGTCGGGCAAGATCGTCTTCCACGCCTCGGACGCCGAGGCGCAATGGCTCAAAGACAACAAGGTCGAGCTGATTCTCGTCCGCCGCGAGACCAGCCCCGAAGATTTGCGCGGCATGAAGATCGCCAAGGGCATTCTCACCGCTTTCGGCGGCGCCAGCTCGCACGCGGCGCTCGTCAGCCGGCAGATGGGCAAGGCCTGCATCGTCGGCTGCGGCGACCTCGACATCGACTATCACAAGGCCACGGTCACCGTCGGCGATACCGTGCTCCGCGAAGGGGACGTGATCTCGATCGACGGTTTCACCGGCGAAGTCTTCAAGGGCAAGGTGCAGGAGCGCCCCAGCGAAATCCTGCAAGTCTTGATCAACAAGACGCTCAAGCCCGAGGAATCGGAAACGTACAAGCGGTACGCGCAACTCATGACCTGGGTCGACGAGAACCGCAAGCTCAAGGTTCGCACCAACGCCGACGAACCGAAGCAGGCGCTCGAGGCGATCGCCTTCGGGGCCGAAGGAATCGGCCTGTGCCGCACCGAGCACATGTTCTTCGATCACATCGACGACTTCCGCGAGATGATCCTGGCCGACACGCTGCCGGATCGCGAAAAGGCGCTGGCCAAGCTGTTGCCCTATCAGCGCAAGGATTTCGACGGTCTGTTCCGCGCCATGAACGGCCGCCCGGTGACGATCCGCCTGTTGGATCCTCCGCTGCACGAATTCCTGCCGCACTCGGGTCCTGAGCAACAGGAACTCGGCAAGAAGATCAACGTGCCGGCCGAGACCATCGCCCGCCGCGTCGCCGAATTACACGAGTTCAACCCGATGCTCGGCCATCGCGGCTGCCGCTTGGGCATCGTTTATCCCGAGATCACGCGGATGCAAGCCCGGGCGATTTTCGAAGCCGCTTGCGATGTGAAGAAGGCCGGCATCGCGGTGCTGCCCGAGGTGATGATCCCGCTCGTCGGTTTCGAGGCCGAACTAAAGGATCAAGAAGCGATCGTCCGCGACACGGCCGCGAAGGTCTTTGCCGAAAAGAAAATCGAGGTCGAATACCTGGTCGGCACGATGATCGAAGTGCCACGCGCCACGGTCGTGGCCGATCAGATCGCCAAGCGGGCCGAGTTCTTCAGCTTCGGCACCAACGACCTGACGCAGACCACGCTCGGCATGAGCCGCGACGACTACGCCGGCTACATCAACTACTACCGCGAGCACGACATCGTTCCCAACGACCCGTTCCAGACCATCGATCAGGCAGGCGTGGGCGAGCTGATGAAGATTGCCGTCGAGAAGGGACGCGCTTCGCGTGCGAACCTGAAGATCGGCATCTGCGGCGAACACGGCGGCGACCCGGCCAGCGTACACTTCTGCCACCAGATCGGCCTGGACTACGTCAGTTGCTCGCCGTTCCGCGTGCCGATCGCGCGGCTAGCGGCAGCCCAAGCGGCCGTGGCGAAGAAGTAG
- a CDS encoding transposase, translated as MTWQPTRTSCATWPASRRRKWPDCGNSSMRGGNQRIEYRGAMPTLAWACGSQSGARMSFHRKRCRRIDEPGHAHALTFSCFQRRDFLSKPRSRRWMIEAIQLSREKHGFHLWAYVIMPEHVHVLLWPTRDDCSISRILTTLKQSVSKRALLFVREKDPRFLRQMEDRQPNGIVQHRFWQRGDGYDRNLTEPRTVWTEIDYIHSNPVRRGLCERATDWPWSSAAEYDAPGKGVLSIDRSSIPQRPDE; from the coding sequence ATGACCTGGCAGCCGACGCGCACGAGCTGCGCAACCTGGCCGGCGAGCAGAAGGAGAAAGTGGCCCGATTGCGGGAACAGCTCGATGCGTGGTGGAAACCAAAGAATTGAATACAGGGGTGCCATGCCCACGCTCGCGTGGGCATGTGGATCGCAGTCGGGGGCGAGGATGTCGTTCCATCGCAAGCGATGTCGGCGCATCGACGAACCGGGGCACGCTCATGCCCTCACATTTTCCTGCTTCCAACGACGCGATTTTCTATCGAAGCCCCGGTCCCGGCGTTGGATGATCGAGGCGATCCAATTGAGCCGCGAAAAGCACGGCTTTCATCTATGGGCGTACGTGATCATGCCCGAACATGTACATGTCCTGCTTTGGCCGACTCGCGACGATTGCTCGATCAGCCGAATCCTGACAACCCTGAAGCAATCTGTATCGAAACGAGCATTACTCTTTGTGCGAGAAAAGGACCCACGCTTCCTGCGGCAGATGGAAGACCGGCAACCCAACGGAATAGTACAACATCGGTTCTGGCAGCGCGGCGACGGCTATGACCGGAATCTCACCGAGCCCAGAACTGTCTGGACCGAGATCGATTACATCCATTCAAATCCCGTGCGGCGTGGACTCTGCGAACGGGCAACGGATTGGCCGTGGTCGAGTGCCGCGGAGTACGACGCTCCGGGTAAAGGCGTGCTCTCGATCGACCGTTCGTCGATTCCGCAGAGGCCCGATGAGTAA
- a CDS encoding sulfatase, translated as MIFRCRLLFVVAFAGAFLSATNVRAATPPNVVLIISDDHAWTDYSFMGHPHIATPHIDRLARESLTYTHGYVPCSLCCPSLASMITGLYPHQHKITSNDPPIPAGMPAGKFYQSPEFAAGRDVMNHFLEAVPTLPRLLGEQGYVSLQTGKWWQGDFRRGGFTHGMTQGQRHGDQGLEIGRKTMQPIFDFVAGAQQSGKPFMVWYAPMMPHSPHTPPERLLKKYAPLADSPHVAGYWAMIEWLDETVGELLTFLDEQSLAENTIVVYLADNGWIQSPGGDRYAEKSKQSPYDGGLRTPILVRWPAKIKARTCETPVLSIDIVPTILAALGRQPTKQMQGVNLLDERAVRNRQAIYGECFTHNAVDLDKPAANLRWCWAISGGWKLIVPDAKNEPEAGVELYDLAADAHELRNLAGEQKEKVARLREQLDAWWKPKN; from the coding sequence ATGATTTTTCGATGCCGGTTATTATTTGTCGTTGCTTTTGCAGGTGCGTTCCTGTCAGCGACGAACGTCCGCGCCGCCACGCCGCCCAACGTGGTGCTGATCATCTCGGACGATCACGCCTGGACCGATTACTCGTTCATGGGGCATCCGCACATCGCGACGCCGCATATCGATCGCTTGGCGCGCGAAAGCCTGACCTACACGCATGGCTATGTGCCGTGCAGCCTGTGTTGCCCTAGCCTGGCGTCGATGATCACGGGCCTGTATCCGCATCAGCACAAAATCACGAGCAACGATCCGCCGATCCCGGCCGGCATGCCCGCGGGCAAGTTCTACCAATCGCCCGAATTCGCGGCCGGGCGCGACGTAATGAACCACTTTCTGGAAGCAGTACCGACTTTGCCACGCCTGCTGGGCGAACAGGGCTATGTGAGCCTGCAGACGGGAAAGTGGTGGCAAGGCGATTTTCGGCGCGGCGGCTTCACCCACGGAATGACGCAAGGGCAACGGCACGGCGACCAGGGCCTCGAGATCGGCCGCAAGACGATGCAGCCGATCTTTGATTTCGTCGCCGGTGCACAGCAGTCCGGCAAGCCATTCATGGTGTGGTATGCGCCGATGATGCCGCATAGCCCCCACACGCCGCCGGAGCGGCTGCTGAAGAAGTATGCGCCGCTGGCCGATTCACCGCACGTCGCCGGCTATTGGGCGATGATCGAGTGGCTCGACGAGACGGTGGGCGAGCTACTCACGTTTCTCGACGAGCAGAGCCTGGCCGAGAATACGATCGTTGTCTACCTGGCCGACAACGGATGGATTCAAAGCCCAGGCGGCGATCGTTACGCCGAAAAATCAAAACAGTCGCCATACGACGGAGGCTTGCGCACGCCGATCCTGGTGCGCTGGCCCGCGAAGATCAAAGCCCGCACGTGCGAGACGCCCGTATTGTCGATCGACATCGTGCCGACAATCCTGGCAGCGCTCGGCCGGCAACCGACGAAGCAGATGCAAGGAGTGAATCTGCTCGATGAGCGGGCCGTGCGGAATCGTCAGGCAATTTATGGCGAATGCTTCACGCACAACGCGGTCGACCTCGATAAGCCGGCGGCAAATCTCCGCTGGTGCTGGGCGATCTCGGGCGGTTGGAAATTGATCGTGCCCGATGCGAAGAACGAGCCAGAAGCGGGCGTGGAGCTCTATGACCTGGCAGCCGACGCGCACGAGCTGCGCAACCTGGCCGGCGAGCAGAAGGAGAAAGTGGCCCGATTGCGGGAACAGCTCGATGCGTGGTGGAAACCAAAGAATTGA
- a CDS encoding fumarylacetoacetate hydrolase family protein produces the protein MRLCRYQDAKGPAAAFYGEEAIVPVAAAAKAYSDATHETVSLPAGDDLLAFLPPAGEGNAVAKKIAIWLERAGAALPAAAKLPTAKTQLLVPIPRPNKLFLLAGNYAEHIREGGGVAAERAETFPYVFMKPPTTTLTNPGQPVVIPAISPGAIDWELELAVVIGRKTRGVKESDALASVAGYTVINDISNRKFRPNPGRKKREKDVFFDWLHGKWHDSFCPCGPCITSADAVSDPQSLAMKLKLNEEIRQNASTGLMVFPVAAVIEFIASFVTLEPGDIISTGTPSGVGNATGTYVKPGDTLSASIERIGTLVSPIVSE, from the coding sequence ATGCGTTTGTGCCGTTATCAGGATGCGAAGGGGCCCGCGGCTGCGTTCTACGGCGAGGAGGCAATCGTACCGGTCGCGGCCGCGGCCAAGGCCTACTCCGACGCCACGCACGAAACCGTCTCGTTGCCGGCAGGTGACGACCTCTTGGCCTTCCTGCCGCCAGCGGGGGAAGGGAATGCAGTCGCTAAAAAAATCGCCATCTGGCTCGAGCGTGCCGGCGCGGCGCTACCGGCCGCCGCCAAATTGCCCACGGCCAAGACACAATTGCTCGTGCCGATTCCGCGTCCCAACAAGCTTTTTCTGCTGGCCGGTAACTACGCCGAACACATTCGCGAAGGGGGCGGCGTCGCGGCCGAGCGGGCCGAGACGTTCCCCTACGTGTTCATGAAGCCCCCGACAACGACGCTCACCAACCCGGGGCAGCCGGTCGTGATCCCCGCGATCTCGCCCGGAGCGATTGACTGGGAATTGGAACTGGCCGTGGTGATCGGTCGCAAAACCCGTGGCGTGAAGGAATCGGACGCGTTGGCTTCGGTCGCCGGCTACACGGTGATCAATGACATTTCCAACCGCAAGTTCCGCCCCAACCCCGGCCGCAAGAAGCGCGAAAAGGACGTCTTCTTCGATTGGCTGCACGGAAAGTGGCACGACAGCTTCTGCCCTTGCGGCCCGTGCATCACGAGCGCCGACGCCGTCTCGGACCCGCAATCGCTTGCCATGAAACTGAAGCTGAACGAGGAAATTCGGCAAAACGCGTCGACCGGCTTGATGGTTTTCCCGGTGGCGGCCGTGATCGAGTTCATCGCGAGCTTTGTGACGCTCGAGCCAGGCGATATCATTTCCACCGGCACGCCCTCGGGCGTGGGCAACGCTACCGGCACATACGTGAAGCCCGGGGACACGCTCTCGGCCAGCATCGAGCGAATCGGCACGCTGGTCTCGCCGATCGTGAGCGAATAG